A window of Lentibacillus sp. Marseille-P4043 contains these coding sequences:
- a CDS encoding alpha/beta hydrolase gives MKIKQPEPFTFEAGQRAVLLLHGFTGHSADVRMLGRYLEKQGYTTHAPIYRGHGLPPEELIKANPDQWWEDVQNALKHLRDLGYQEIAVAGLSLGGVLGLKLAYSEKLKAVIPMCAPMFFDNETQLTQGLKTFAKEYKQLEEKEATVIEQEVADLVKNSNQMFEELGSLITEVKNNVDTIYTPTFVVQARKDQMINTASATYIYDNVEADHKDIKWYEESGHVITLDDEKQQLYQDIYDFLESLDWQE, from the coding sequence ATGAAAATAAAACAACCAGAACCTTTTACGTTTGAAGCAGGTCAACGTGCGGTATTATTATTACATGGGTTTACAGGCCATTCAGCAGATGTAAGAATGCTTGGTCGCTATTTAGAAAAACAGGGGTATACAACTCACGCGCCGATTTACCGTGGACATGGACTTCCACCAGAGGAATTGATTAAAGCAAATCCAGATCAGTGGTGGGAAGATGTTCAGAACGCGTTAAAACATTTACGTGATCTCGGTTATCAAGAAATAGCTGTTGCCGGCTTATCACTTGGTGGTGTTCTAGGACTGAAATTAGCATACTCGGAAAAATTAAAAGCTGTTATCCCAATGTGTGCACCGATGTTTTTTGATAACGAGACACAGCTAACGCAAGGACTCAAGACATTTGCTAAAGAGTATAAGCAATTAGAAGAAAAAGAAGCCACTGTCATCGAACAAGAAGTTGCTGATCTGGTGAAAAACTCTAACCAAATGTTTGAGGAGTTAGGCTCACTGATTACAGAAGTGAAAAATAATGTCGATACTATATACACACCGACATTTGTAGTACAAGCAAGAAAAGACCAAATGATAAATACAGCTAGTGCCACATATATCTATGACAATGTTGAAGCAGATCATAAAGATATAAAATGGTATGAGGAATCTGGACATGTCATTACATTGGATGACGAAAAGCAACAGCTATATCAAGATATTTATGATTTTCTAGAATCGCTTGACTGGCAGGAATAG
- the secG gene encoding preprotein translocase subunit SecG, with amino-acid sequence MVGAVHVLLVIDAVIMIILVLLQSGKSEGLSGAISGGAEQLFGKQKARGADLILHRSTIITGVLFFVLAFLSAYVLQ; translated from the coding sequence ATGGTAGGGGCAGTACACGTATTATTAGTTATAGACGCAGTAATTATGATTATTTTAGTACTATTACAATCGGGCAAAAGTGAAGGTCTATCTGGCGCTATTTCAGGTGGAGCGGAGCAATTATTTGGGAAACAAAAAGCAAGAGGTGCCGATCTGATCTTACATCGCAGTACAATTATAACCGGTGTTCTCTTCTTTGTTCTCGCTTTCTTAAGTGCATATGTACTACAATAG